A window of Arcobacter acticola genomic DNA:
AATATCAAAAACTGATCTTAAAATCAGACCCATATACCATAGGCTAGAAACCAGAATAAAGGCTCATATTCTTATTTCATTTGTATCATACTCAATTTATAAAGAGTTTGATTCAAAACTTAAAGAAAATAATATTAAATTTAAATTCTCACAAAAACTTTTAAGAGATATAATTAAACATATGTTTGCACTTAGAACAAATGGAAAATTAGTCTACTTGAAATTTGATGAAATTCAACAACAAGTTTATAATGCAATTAAAAATAGTTAAAAAGTGTGTGTCCATATGAGAAAGTCAGGAAATTAGTGAATTAACAGAGCAATTAGAATCATTACAAACAGATGATGTATTAAAACAAAAATTTGAATATTGGAAAGACAAAGCAAAAGCTGAAACGGCAAGAATTGAAAACCTTGAAAAACAAATAATTGCTTATGCTGATGGAGTTACTTTAAATAAAATTTTTGGATAATTTATAATTTTAAGCTCAAGGGTAAATCAAGAAAAACTTGATTTACTCTTTAATTGAAATAGAAATAATTTTAACATCTTCTAAAGGCTTATCACCTTGGTATTTATTTGTAGGAACACTTTCTATTTTCTTAACTACATCATATCCATCTTTTACATAACCAAAAATAGTATATCCACCATTTAAATGATAGGCAGGAACAGTTGTAATAAAAAATTGACTGCCATTAGTATTTGGACCTCTATTAGCCATTGCTAAGATACCTGCTTTGTCAAATACTGCATTTGGTGCAAATTCATCTTTGAATGGTTGACCCCAAATTGATTCTCCACCAGCTCCTGTTCCTGTTGGATCTCCAGCTTGAATCATAAAACTTCTAATAACTCTGTGAAAAGTAATGCCATTGTAATATCCATTTTTTGAATGAGTTACAAAGTTTTCAACAGCTTTTGGTGCTAAGTCAGTTCTTAATTCTAGAACAATATTTCCCTTTGTAGTTTCCATAGTAGCAATAGGATTAGATGCTTCTAAAAGTAACACAAATGAACAAAGGAAAAATAAAACTTTTTTCATATAAACCCTTTTTTTTGATAAATTTTTAAAATAGTATATTATATTAGCTTTAAAAAAAAATAAAAAGTAGATTTTTATTAGAATTTAAATATAAAGTGTTAAAATTCTGCAAAATTATTATAGAATGCACTATTTAAAAGAAGGAATAACATGGAAATGCCAAGTATCCCACAACCAACGTTTTATATATTCAAATGTGAGCAGGCTTCACCTCCTGGAATGCCAAAACCGTCATGTGTTAATGAAAATACAAGAGATTTATTTAATCATACAGCTCAAACTTTAATGAAGAGTGGTTTGATGGGTCCAGTTCAAGTTGTTAGGACTTCATGCCTTGGAAGATGTCAAATGGGTCCACTTATGCTAGTAGAGCCAGGACATTTTATGTATTCTCATTTATCTAAGGAAAAAATAGATAGAATTATAGAAGAACATATACTAGGTGGAAACCCAGTTGAGGAGTATTTAATACCTTCTCAATATTGGGGTGAAGCAGTTAATTTAGCGAAATAAAAGGGATTGAAATATGACATTTGATATGCTATATAGTAAAATTCATAGAGCAACTGTAACAGATGCGAATTTGAACTATGTTGGATCAATTACTATTGATGAAGATTTAATGAA
This region includes:
- a CDS encoding peptidylprolyl isomerase, which produces MKKVLFFLCSFVLLLEASNPIATMETTKGNIVLELRTDLAPKAVENFVTHSKNGYYNGITFHRVIRSFMIQAGDPTGTGAGGESIWGQPFKDEFAPNAVFDKAGILAMANRGPNTNGSQFFITTVPAYHLNGGYTIFGYVKDGYDVVKKIESVPTNKYQGDKPLEDVKIISISIKE
- a CDS encoding (2Fe-2S) ferredoxin domain-containing protein, with amino-acid sequence MEMPSIPQPTFYIFKCEQASPPGMPKPSCVNENTRDLFNHTAQTLMKSGLMGPVQVVRTSCLGRCQMGPLMLVEPGHFMYSHLSKEKIDRIIEEHILGGNPVEEYLIPSQYWGEAVNLAK